TTTTGATTATCACTCATTGATTTTTCCTCTTGGGCACGGCCCAAAAATATAGGTCACGGACCTTTAAGAACTGTATGCTAATTCTCGCCTATTACGAAAATAGTACATAGTTCTTCGGAATCTATGGCTGACTTCTCCATCAACCACCCTACCAAAAATCTCGTTAGCTTTTTCTTCCGAGATGATTCCTTTCTTGATAAGTTCGGATTCGACTGTTCGCCAACCGCGAAATGCCTCTCCATTAGGCAATCCGCGTTTGTCGAGTCGCAGGACTGACCATTCGTACATGGCGGGCACTTGGAGATAGCACACTGGTACGACACAATCAGTTCCTGGTTTGAAAGCCCATAGTGCCACTGTTGACGGTGGGAAGCCGTTATCAATGGTGTAGCACTTGACTCCGTTTCTGCGTAACTTATCAATGAAATCTCTAGTACGTATTGGATTGACCTTACGCGCCTGTTCATTCAACAGAAGCTCTTGGTCTTCCATCTTGAACTGAGACATCATCTTATCTGATACTTCTTTATCAGCTAAGTACGCCTCCTGAGCCATTGCTCTATAGTCTTTCGGCCACTTCACCCAATTGGGGGTGCCGCCCGCGAGAAGTTTTCTTATTGTTTCTCGCGTGACCTTGAAATCGTGCCTTCCTTCCCAAGGATTAGGCAAATTTTGCAGTGGGGGCTTTATATAAGCCATATCAATCCTTATTATACTGTTGTAGATAATTAATAGCGGACAAAAGAAAATCTGTAGATTCTTTTGCCAACCCTATAAAAGTATTACAACTTCGACATAGCAAACCACGATTACATTTATGACAACTTTTCCTTCCTTGACAACAGGAATGGTTGTGGTCTATATCAAATCTTTTTGGAATTTTATTACAAATGGCACACCGACCGTTTTGTTGTTTCAATTTTAATTCAAACCATTCAGAGGTAACTTGATGGTCATGTCGCCGAGCCGCTTGTATTAATTTAATTCTGTTTTTCTCAACCCATTTTTTATATTTATCGGGATTAGACAATCGCCAAATTTTAGTGCGGGCCTTTTCCTTGTCACGGTGACGATAGTAATATCTACGACCCGTCATTCGAGCATATTCCTTGGTTCCCGGCTTTAACCCAGCTAAACTAAGAGAATCGGGTAATTGCATTATTATTCCCTATGAAAAACGCCGAGGAGCGCGTCATAAGAGCGCCCCTCGACTAAGACGAGTAACTAACTCGTCTGTAAGTTATTGAAAAAAAAGAAGTTACTACTGAATAGCAGGTACGCTATCTATGAAGCGAAGGCGCTGAGTGTTTGCCCCACGAGCAGGCGGTAGAGTTACCGTCTGGTGGAATCTATAAGAACACCAGCTTCCGATTGTACCAACCGGGTCAAACGCAGACGCTGGTGCATTCTCAACTACCTTGCAGTCAATAGTGCGCCAATCTCCGTCTCCCAAATCGGTATCGCCTGGTACATTCTGCCAAACACCAATCATTGCGTACTGTCCGAAGATATAGGTACGATATGCGGTGCTTGTCGTTCCAGAATAATTAGGCGTCGTAGTTACGAAAGGCGTCTGTCGTAATACGATAGAAGTGCCGGGAAGTTCGATGTCCATCTTCTGGTCTGCGCCAGCGATTTTATCGAACTTATCCATATTTGCATATTTCCACAGGTCAACGCTTGTTGTTACTCTACCAAAGTAGAGGGCTTGTGGCCTCTTGTGATTTTCCAACAACGAGTAATAAAATCTTCGTATGATTTATTACTTTTCATTTGATTGCAGATTCGACAACATGGAACACAATTTTCAATTGTATATCCCATCGCGTTATCTTTTCGGTCTATTCCGTTACTTAGGTATCCGCCATTAGGAGCTTTAGGCTTGAAAAAATCCTTCGGCTCGTCTCCGCAATAATAACAATTCATTTGTGTTAAATGCCGAAAACTATCTTTTTCCAAACTAAAATCCAATCCTCGTTCATTTGCGTGCTGTTTGTACGTATAATACATAACGTTAAAGGCCGCTTCGCCAGGACTTAAAAAGTTTTTTTCCTTGGCGAAACTGATTAAATTACGTGCCGACTCTTTTCGCAAGCATCCACAACTTTTAGTTTTTCCCTTGCGAAGGTTGTGACCTAAAACGTTATAAGTTTTACCACAATCGCACTGACAAATCCAACGAGAGCGTCCATGTTTGGAAAACGCTTTTTTGATAACTAGTAAACGACCGAATTTTTCTCCAATCAAAAGAATGATTCTCACAAGAACGGAACATTGCATCTCCCTATTGGGAGTCAGTTCGTTTGTTCTCTCAGCCTGCGTCGTCTCGCTTGGCCCTCGTTCCCATCCCAGGGTTCGAGTCAATTAGAACTGATTTATTCAATTTAACTTTCGTTAAATGTCCACCTTAGTTGATGGAGTTGTTCACTGTGGTCGAGTTGAAAATATCGCCCAAAACGTTAGGCGAAATAACTCCTGCGAACCTTCCATTTCGGTTTGGTAGTACGTTCTTTGAAACTAACTGCTGTTTCAATTCACGTAACGTAGCCAAATCCAAAACAAATGGAGAGGTTAACAAGCTGCTTTGGTTTACCTGAGAATCTACAGTTGCTGCGCTGTCTGCAACGGCAGCGTATAACTGAGAGATGCTTTGGCCAGCCTGATTAAATGTTTTTAGTTAATTTTCTTCACAGAAATTAAGCTCTTATTGTCACCAATAAGTTAAGACTCTTTCTTGATTTCCGACGAGGAAATCTCACGTGTATTAGTCGTTTGAACAGAACTAGAATCTATAATTTGTAAAAGATTTTTTGCTTGCTCCCTCTTCAAAATCATGTACGGGATAGTTCCAAGCAAAAACAACTTTTTATTTTTCCGTCCGCTAAGAACCCACCTAAAGTAGTCAGAATGATTTTCATTAGAAGAATTGTATTTATAGAATTTACCGCCAAAATTAGCTAAAAACCATTTTATAATTATAAAATCTATGCTCGTTAGATATATTCTTGTATGGCTCGAATCTCCGAAATAAAAACCACCGTCTCCATCCATATATCCGGCAGCATATTTAAAACGGTCTTTGTTATGAGAATTAATAAAAGAAGTTTTATTCTCAATAAGACGCTGATTCTGCTGTTTTATTCTGTCGCACAACTTCTTTTTTTCTTCCAACGATTCGGTTCTTCTGAACTCAAGCAAAGTCAAAGCTTGAGGTTTCTTAACCAATAAAAACGGCAAAACGCCTAAAAGAAAAGCCTCTTGTTGATTGGCTAAACAATTCCATTCATATAAAACACTTCTATTACTTCTTGAATTTAGGTTTTTATAAAAAACATTTCCAAAATTTTGAACCAACCACTTCATTAACTTTTTGTTGGTG
The sequence above is drawn from the Candidatus Paceibacterota bacterium genome and encodes:
- a CDS encoding endonuclease domain-containing protein — protein: MQLPDSLSLAGLKPGTKEYARMTGRRYYYRHRDKEKARTKIWRLSNPDKYKKWVEKNRIKLIQAARRHDHQVTSEWFELKLKQQNGRCAICNKIPKRFDIDHNHSCCQGRKSCHKCNRGLLCRSCNTFIGLAKESTDFLLSAINYLQQYNKD